The following is a genomic window from bacterium.
ACGACGTCGATCGACACGGCGCCGTCCCCGACTACGAACTTGACCCCGTCGTCGGTTCCCTCGAGCCAGTCCGCTTCGACCAGCCCTCCCAGACGGAACCGGTAGCCGGGCTCCTGGTCGGCCCGCTCATCGACCGCCTCGGAGGGTGTCAGGTAGTAGACGACGTTGTCGGTGAGGCCCCCCCACACCAGGAAGCCGACCACGATCGCCAGGAGCGCCCCGGCCGGGATCAGGACGTGGCGG
Proteins encoded in this region:
- a CDS encoding cytochrome c maturation protein CcmE gives rise to the protein MNRRHVLIPAGALLAIVVGFLVWGGLTDNVVYYLTPSEAVDERADQEPGYRFRLGGLVEADWLEGTDDGVKFVVGDGAVSIDVVHTGAVPQLFRPGIGVVVEGAWEGDTFRSDTLLINHDEQYRAVDGEGTYQVPTAGP